CCACGTCACACATTACCACATACGCACGCTGACAATTCAGCTGCAAAACATTCACACTGCGACTAGTCATCGTTAATTCTCATTCTCTCCCTCTCAATCATTCTGACATATTCCGGACATTCCGGAGACAGAACAGAGTGGCTCGATTTCAGACCTTTCACTCTACAATTGCGACATACATTCTCACTCTTACATTTCTCTTTGAGGTGCCCACTTTCGCAACACCTCTCACACAGTCTGTCTTTCACGCTACATTCTCTCATCATGTGTCCATACGCGTAACACTTAAAACACCTCATCACATTCATAAAATCCTTCGCCTTACAAGCTCTCCATTTCACATACACACGTCCCTCATTCATAACTATGTCTCTCATGCGTTTCGTGACCTCAACAATCACGTTACCCACATTCATTCCTTTCTTACTATTCCTATTCACTATTCTCACTCTCTCCTTAAACTCTGTCTCATTCACACCCtcattcttaaaattcttcACATATAACTCATTCATAAAATCCTCACTCGTCATCTCATTTTCAACATCATACACCATTATCTTTGGGCCCACTTTCTTGGGGGTCTCCACCTTGAGACCCAATTCACTAAATTTCTTACATTCATGCAACATTCGTACTTCTTTCTCGCTTGCAGCCTCGATGGCAAGCCCACCACTCCTTGTCTTTCTTACCGCACGCACTCTTATATTAAGGTCCTTACTAACATTCTTCAGGACCTTCTCTTTTAGTTCATCACTACTTATCTTAACACTTTCATCCTTCCCTTTCACTACCACAGCAAACGTTTTCACAGGCATACTGGCTTTCGCACTCACACTCACTCCTGGTTTTGACCCAGCAATCACTCTCTCACCACTCTTTCCAACCGCACTCGCATAACTCACATGACGCACACTTTCACTCATTCTTTGGACATTAACATTCATTCTCTCGGCATTCTTTTCACATTCATCAAGTCTTCCAGTCAgcctctcattctctctcaaCAGACGCACAAGCACTTCCTCATACTCACTCACACAACTCATCAGAAACTCGCCCTGTGTTTTCGAAACACGATTAGCTTCCGTGAATACATACTTTCTCATTCTCGCTGATATCTCACGCATTCTATCTTCATCATCCCTTTcacgcacacacacactctTTTTAGCAGCCACACTAGAACTCTCCCCCACATCGGAAGCCGTCCTTTTTACTCTCTTTGCCGGGCTGGCGCTTCTAGAAACTCCCGACAAAGCGCGTCCCTTTTGCGAGGGTGGACGCATCTCCACCTCTCGCAGATCTCCCCCTTCGTCTTTCCCCCCCAATATATCCCCGAGTTTTAAAGATTTATCTTTTTCCATGAGTGTTCCCACGAGCTGGGTCGATCTAAAGGTCACCCCTCCGGGTGACGCCCATTCCGGAGGGGAAGGCTTCTACAATGGGGTGAGCCAGGTTCCCCAAGGGTGGCCGCtagggaccggtgcacccaccggccacgtatccacagtgttagtgcaaggcggatacgcgcccttcgccgcgcgccatagcttgagcaagggatttattatagaggtttatctcctcgcggcctagccggttaaggcaagacccccggccggtctgtcgcgcgtaccaccgggacagagggttattaggccccctggcccggtgggtcgttgctaacgacagacggttacggtattctagtgctcgggaaccccgggagcgcaaaatcccgaaccgccatctaccggcggcccctggggggagtagatagggacagagggaatctcgttaatccattcatgcgcgtcactaattagatgacgaggcatttggctaaaCTCTGCGCCTTCTTGTAAATTACAAGAAGGCGGATTTCCGGGGTATTGCCCCCCCGTTGGGTTTCAAACTTAACAACTTTAAATAACTAACaacgataacaataacaactATAACAATATTCTAACAAacggaaaaaaaaaaaagaaaaaaaaaaaaaaaaaaaatttgggGGTAGAGTGGGGTATCTGTatctttctagcgaaaccacctAGGAACGAGTTCGGAATAATTAGTCTTAACAGAGTCCTCTCTAGAGGAAAGCGGAATTTGGCCACGCTTCCGGAAGCGTGTTACCGGGGAAAGCCACGTGGAGGCATCCGCCCCGAGAGGGAGAAGACGTCAAATATTTGGCGTCTTCTCTCTCTCGGCTCTGCCGCCGTGACAGTATTCCTGCTCGGAAAACGTCATACGACTCGCACCGTGTTTACACATGGGCTTACTAAGCAGTGCCTTCATtgggtttaattttattactttgggTCTACTTTAATCTGTTCTAGTAAATTACCTTCTCGGTATTTTGCGGTTATAGCGTATTATTTACGCTTCTCTGCTATCTTCTAATGTAAATTTAGATGATATTGTCATAGTCAATGAAGGCATTTGCTATCTCGATCGACGATCTCAATGCTATCATTGAGACCGTCATCAAGTCTTTTTCCTGAAATTTTAACGTTTTTAAATTCTTCACCGTTTTATTCGGCATGGCTCCTCTTGCCCCTACTACAATCGGTAGTACTTCCGCAGTGTTGCATCCCAGTCTTTCCTTTATGCTTTGTGCTGCttctttgtatttttccacCTTCTCCGTATATGCTCGTCTTAAGCTTCCTCCCACCTCGTAGCGGACCGTAACGTCGACTACGATTAGCTTTTCCTGGTCTTTGATTACCAGGTCCGGCTTTAGGAGGTTGCCGCCGATTCGCACTGTCGGTTCTGGAAATACTGCACATGATCGCCCTGCTATCTTCGTGATTAAATCCTTTATTTCGTCGTGTCTTCTAATCCTCATCGGTTTAACGCTGATGCACCCTCCAATGATATGTCCTAGCGTTTCCGGTTGTGCTTTGCATTTCCTGCATCGAACatcttcatttaatttcgctCTGTGTAACGTTGTTCTGTTCCCGAAAGTGTTGGTCCTTAGTTTCAGTGCATCTATGTATCTTGATGGCTTTAGTAGGTTTGGGTTTGCAAGCCATGAATTTCCTATCTTGTCCTCTCTGAAGTATTCTACTCCTTGTCCTTGTGATATTAGTTGCTGCCATCTGTCCGTATTTTCTCTTCTTAGCCTCTTTTTCGCGGCCTGTAGTTCTTGTATGGAGGTGGGCCAGTTTATTCTTAAGGAGTTTGCATatccttttaatttcttctgtaCATTCTCTTCCAGTATTGCTTCTTTCAGCGCTGCGTCGTTGTACTCTTCTGTTTTTAGCGCGTGTTTGATGACAGCCAGTTTAACCAGATGTTCTAATCTGGGAAGTCCAAGGCCTCCGTGTAACTTCGTTGTGTAGATTAGACCATCTGTTGTGGAAGGTGTTAGGTGTAGGATCTTCTTTACTTCCTGCTTTATGTTGTGGTCTAGTTCCTTTAGTGTTGCATTCTGTGGAGCCCATGCAATTAGTTTATGCAGAAAGTGGGGCAGTAGATACCTTTGAATAAGGTCCATCTTTTGGTGCGGTTTGAGTTTCATCCTGGCGATATTTCTTATCGATTGTACTATCTCCTGCGTGGTCCCCTCGCAGTGGACGTTGTTCCATGGAGTTATGTCCACTCCTAAATATCTGAACGTATGCTCTGGGCTGGCGTATGATAGTTccttgttttttattttcagctCCGGGTTCTTGGCGTACcacgttttcttctttcctacgATTTCGAAGGTGAGGCATTTCTCAGTTGCCAGTTCCATGCccagttctgttagtttttggTCCAGTATCTGTAGCTGTTCCTGTGCGTCTTCTCTATCCCTTCCTATGATGATTAGGTCATCTGCAAACGCTAGAACTGCTACTCTTTTGCCGTTTATTTCGATCCCCTTAGTGTTTCTGCTTATGTCTTCAATTGTTTCGTCCATCATTATGTTAAATAGTAGGGGTGATAGAGGGTCTCCTTGTTTAACTCCACGTTGTATCTCTATTTCAATTCCCTGTTTGCTTTTCGTTTTGATTACCGTTCTGCAATCAATGTacatattgttaattaattgtataatgtGAGTCGGTATACCCTTTTCTCTAAGCCTGGGTTCCAGCGCTGAGTGCGGTATGGTGTCGAAAGCCTTGGATATGTCCATTACACTTATAACTCCTCCTTTTTCTACTTTCATCCTCGACGCTATCGTTTCCACCATCCTTATGTTATTCTTGCATCCATCTTCTTGTATAAATCCCTTTTGTCTCTCTGATAGGGTTGTGATTCCTCTGATTCTTTGATCTAATGTTCCTGAGGAGATCCTTGCCACTAGGGAGCCTATAGTTATAGGCCTCCAATTCCTTGCATCCTTTGGGTCTTTGTTCGGTTTTGGTAGTAGCGTGGTTCTGTTCATTTTCCACGGCGTTGGGTAGTGGCCTGTGAGCACTAGCATGTTAAATAGTTTTGCCAGCGTTTTTCCTATGCTTTTCTTCCTTAGATGAGTCTTTCGTATTTTGTCCGGTCCGCCTGCTGTGTTGTTTTTAACTTTCCTAATTCTTTTTAGGATTTCCTCTTCTGTAAATGGTGGACAGGCTGAGAGTAAGGAAGAGGCTTCAGGATGCTCTTTTTTGCTGGTTACTTTTGGTCCCTTTTGTCCCCACACTTGTTCGTAGAGTGTCTTAATTTCCTCTTCTGCTGGGAGTTCCTTCTTTTCGTCTAATACGGAGAAATCGCCGCTTATCGCCACATCTATTAGTTTTTTGGGGCACTTCTCGTATAGCCCTTGGCATCTGGCGAATCTAAATTTCGCTCTTCGGTTGTGGTTGttcttttttgtatttatcCGGCTTGCtttattttctctttccctttggtCTTGCCTTTTTTCTGTcctttcgttcttttcttcttccaatATGGTAGGGTTGAACGAGTTATTGATCCACTGGTCTATTAGTGATGGTGCATCTTCACCTTCTTCTATCTTGTAGAATATCTCGTCCAGTTCCTTTGTTATTTTGTGCAATTCATCCTTCCTGTGCAGGGACACTTTTTTAATGGCCCTCGATATTTGTTCTCGCCAAGTTTGGTCCACTATGTCGTCTATGTCTTCTATTTCTAGGTTTGGAAGGAGAGGTGTTGAGTTTTCCTGTTGGTGTTCCTCTTCTTGTTCCCGGGATTCATCTTCTACATTTTCATTCGTAGCTATCTGTCCTTCTTCTTCTATGACACTCTCATGTTGTACTCTTCTGGCCTGATTCTTTAATTCTCTTCTCTTGTCACTAATTTGTTTCACAGTTTTGCTTGGCATTCTTTTCCTTATTTCTACGTTAGGTCTTTTTTCTCCAGCGAATTCCTGGTTGAGTGCTATTAgctcttctatttcttcttccGTCCACACATAATTTCTTCTACCCGGTCTCCCTTTCTGACGATCGTTTTCTTCTTGCCTTTTTCTGTTCCGCACCTCTGGGTGTCTGTGCCTCTCGTGTGTTGCTAAGCCTCTGGCAGTGTGGAATTGTTGCGAACATTTCTCACATATGTGTTGTAATTCTTGTGCCTCCACTTGCTGTCTGCATTTTGGGATGTGGCACCTACAATTGTGTAGACCGGGGAACTCCTTGCCGCATTTTCTACATTGCCACGCAATGTCCTTGCTGTTATGTTGGCCTTTATAATGTCTATTCAGGTCCGTCAGGTTGAGGAAACCCACGTTCCTTTGCTGGCATCTTTGGAATCCGCAGTATTGCACTTCCTCCATCGGTACCTTGATTAAGATCttatcttcttcttctgttgttTCCTCTTCTATTACTTCTTCTTGTTCCCTTCTTATTGTTTCGGTGGTTTGGATTAGTCCTATACTCTGTCCAGCTTCATTTTCCACCGATACGCCAATTTCGGAATTTGGTTGCTGCCTGTGCACTTCTAAAATGGTGTTTTCTACTCGCAATCTTGCGGAATTTGTGCCGGTCCTTTCGATCGTTGGCAGACTCCCACGCCCTCTATTGGTGTCTCTAGAGCCTCTTTGGATAGCCCTGGGTGTGTCCCTTTCATTGCCCGAAGCGTTATCCGTTGAGGTGCAAACTTCTGAATTTCGTTGGCATTCGAAAACTTCAAGGCTTGTAAAAATTCTTCTCGGTCTTCTCGTATTTGAATTTGTCCGTTTTTCAGTTGATACACCCTCGCGCCCTCTCTCGGTGTCGCTAGGAACCTCTAAAGTAGTCCAGGGGGTGTTATTTTCAACGCTCGGATCGTTTTCGGTTGCTCGGCCAACTTTCATTTCGACTTGGCACTTGCACGTTTCGGAAAAACGGTTGCCCTGTCGTTGTCCTTCGAGGTACGATGTTGTGCTTTTGGTGGCTGATACGTCACAATGTCCACTTTCTGTCACGTACAAGTTTTTCTCTCTAACTCGTTCAATGTCCACTCCACGGTCCGAAACATTTTCCACTGAAGTGCCCACTCTCGATTTCACTTGgcactttcgttttcttttagaTTCTGCATCCTCTGCTGCTTCTATGTCTTCCCCAATGGTCCTTTCCGTCCTTGGTCGGTCCGTTTTGCCAGTATCTTCGTTGTTAGTGGACACTTGGACATTGTCCATTTCGTGATCCATCTCGTATTCCATTGTCCTGCCTGGTCCATTATAAGATAGCCCCCCTTCCGGTGCAGGTCTCCCTGCCATGGACCCGCGGGGGCTGTTGGGGTCCACGTTATTTTGCCTCGCGTCCGTTGTCACGGTTGATTCACACGGGAGCGGTCACTCCACGATGTTGACACCGCCACGGTCAGGTCGAgacttaagagagtcatagttactcccgccgtttacccgcgcttttttgaatttcttcacgttgacattcagagcactgggctgaaatcacattgcgtcaacacccgcgggggccatcgcaatgctttgt
This portion of the Nomia melanderi isolate GNS246 unplaced genomic scaffold, iyNomMela1 scaffold0085, whole genome shotgun sequence genome encodes:
- the LOC143175445 gene encoding uncharacterized protein LOC143175445, with protein sequence MEYEMDHEMDNVQVSTNNEDTGKTDRPRTERTIGEDIEAAEDAESKRKRKCQVKSRVGTSVENVSDRGVDIERVREKNLYVTESGHCDVSATKSTTSYLEGQRQGNRFSETCKCQVEMKVGRATENDPSVENNTPWTTLEVPSDTERGREGVSTEKRTNSNTRRPRRIFTSLEVFECQRNSEVCTSTDNASGNERDTPRAIQRGSRDTNRGRGSLPTIERTGTNSARLRVENTILEVHRQQPNSEIGVSVENEAGQSIGLIQTTETIRREQEEVIEEETTEEEDKILIKVPMEEVQYCGFQRCQQRNVGFLNLTDLNRHYKGQHNSKDIAWQCRKCGKEFPGLHNCRCHIPKCRQQVEAQELQHICEKCSQQFHTARGLATHERHRHPEVRNRKRQEENDRQKGRPGRRNYVWTEEEIEELIALNQEFAGEKRPNVEIRKRMPSKTVKQISDKRRELKNQARRVQHESVIEEEGQIATNENVEDESREQEEEHQQENSTPLLPNLEIEDIDDIVDQTWREQISRAIKKVSLHRKDELHKITKELDEIFYKIEEGEDAPSLIDQWINNSFNPTILEEEKNERTEKRQDQRERENKASRINTKKNNHNRRAKFRFARCQGLYEKCPKKLIDVAISGDFSVLDEKKELPAEEEIKTLYEQVWGQKGPKVTSKKEHPEASSLLSACPPFTEEEILKRIRKVKNNTAGGPDKIRKTHLRKKSIGKTLAKLFNMLVLTGHYPTPWKMNRTTLLPKPNKDPKDARNWRPITIGSLVARISSGTLDQRIRGITTLSERQKGFIQEDGCKNNIRMVETIASRMKVEKGGVISVMDISKAFDTIPHSALEPRLREKGIPTHIIQLINNMYIDCRTVIKTKSKQGIEIEIQRGVKQGDPLSPLLFNIMMDETIEDISRNTKGIEINGKRVAVLAFADDLIIIGRDREDAQEQLQILDQKLTELGMELATEKCLTFEIVGKKKTWYAKNPELKIKNKELSYASPEHTFRYLGVDITPWNNVHCEGTTQEIVQSIRNIARMKLKPHQKMDLIQRYLLPHFLHKLIAWAPQNATLKELDHNIKQEVKKILHLTPSTTDGLIYTTKLHGGLGLPRLEHLVKLAVIKHALKTEEYNDAALKEAILEENVQKKLKGYANSLRINWPTSIQELQAAKKRLRRENTDRWQQLISQGQGVEYFREDKIGNSWLANPNLLKPSRYIDALKLRTNTFGNRTTLHRAKLNEDVRCRKCKAQPETLGHIIGGCISVKPMRIRRHDEIKDLITKIAGRSCAVFPEPTVRIGGNLLKPDLVIKDQEKLIVVDVTVRYEVGGSLRRAYTEKVEKYKEAAQSIKERLGCNTAEVLPIVVGARGAMPNKTVKNLKTLKFQEKDLMTVSMIALRSSIEIANAFIDYDNII